A genomic region of Brevibacillus sp. JNUCC-41 contains the following coding sequences:
- a CDS encoding MFS transporter, producing the protein MFSNGRGMVIVFLFLAGVINYLDRSALSIAAPFIQDDLSLTATQMGIIFSSFSVGYAIFNFLGGMASDRWGAKLTLFVAMIVWSLFSGALVLAVGFASIIVIRILFGMGEGPLSATINKMVNNWFPANQRASVVGLTNSGTPLGGAIAGPIVGFIAISYGWRVSFIAIMVIGLIWAICWWKFVKEKPEDSKEQKHTGKSYVAATSEGKLKFTFYLKQKTVLFTALAFFSYNYILFFFLTWFPSYLVDARGLSVENMSIITVIPWIFGFIGLALGGFVSDFFFKKFAQKGVLFSRKLVLVTCLFLSAVCIGFAGLVSTTVSAVTLVALSVFFLYLTGAIYWAIVNDVVDPGNVGSVGGFMHFLANTAGIIGPTLTGYIVDTSGTYTVAFLLAGGLAIVASLAVIRFVRPIVKPV; encoded by the coding sequence ATGTTTTCAAATGGTAGAGGAATGGTTATTGTTTTCTTGTTCTTGGCAGGGGTGATAAATTATCTGGACCGATCTGCACTATCCATTGCAGCTCCGTTCATCCAAGATGATTTATCCTTAACAGCGACACAGATGGGGATTATTTTTAGTAGCTTTTCAGTTGGTTATGCCATATTTAATTTCCTTGGTGGAATGGCGTCCGATAGATGGGGTGCAAAGCTTACGCTTTTCGTGGCGATGATCGTTTGGTCTTTATTCAGTGGTGCTCTTGTACTGGCTGTCGGTTTTGCCAGTATAATCGTCATTCGCATCTTGTTTGGAATGGGCGAAGGCCCTCTTTCGGCAACCATCAATAAGATGGTGAATAACTGGTTCCCAGCGAATCAACGGGCATCTGTCGTTGGTTTGACGAATAGCGGTACCCCGCTTGGTGGCGCCATAGCAGGTCCGATTGTTGGATTTATTGCCATCTCATATGGATGGAGAGTTTCTTTCATTGCCATAATGGTGATTGGTCTTATATGGGCGATTTGCTGGTGGAAATTCGTTAAAGAAAAACCAGAAGATTCAAAAGAACAGAAACATACGGGGAAATCATATGTGGCGGCAACATCGGAAGGGAAGTTGAAATTCACCTTTTATTTAAAACAAAAAACGGTTTTATTTACTGCTCTCGCCTTTTTTTCTTACAACTATATTCTCTTCTTTTTCTTAACTTGGTTCCCAAGCTATTTGGTGGATGCACGCGGCCTAAGTGTAGAAAATATGAGCATCATCACTGTGATTCCTTGGATTTTTGGATTCATCGGACTTGCTTTAGGTGGTTTCGTGTCGGATTTCTTCTTTAAAAAATTCGCTCAAAAAGGTGTTTTATTCTCACGTAAGCTCGTTCTTGTAACATGTTTGTTCTTATCGGCGGTATGTATCGGTTTTGCCGGACTGGTATCCACAACGGTCAGTGCGGTTACGCTTGTCGCACTTTCCGTCTTCTTCCTTTATTTGACTGGTGCCATTTACTGGGCAATCGTCAACGATGTTGTCGATCCTGGTAATGTTGGATCTGTTGGAGGTTTTATGCATTTCTTGGCAAATACAGCAGGTATCATCGGACCGACGTTAACAGGATATATTGTCGATACCTCAGGCACATACACAGTTGCATTCTTGCTTGCAGGTGGATTGGCCATCGTTGCATCGCTTGCAGTCATCCGTTTTGTAAGACCGATAGTAAAGCCTGTTTAA
- a CDS encoding LacI family DNA-binding transcriptional regulator yields MKTITITDVANHAKVSKSTVSQYLNKRYEYMSEKTRKKIEATIEELNYQPNIIARSLKQKSTFTVGVVVANILHTFSTQVIRAIENYFYEQGFHIIVCNADDNPEKEKNYIEMLRAKQVDGIIIFPTGDNLDLYQRMKSDHFPIVFMDRTIEELDIATVMLDNHLASKLAIDRFIEKGYETIAIITTSIIRDISPRIERIQGYKDSLASHGIPFNSDYIKTVNADEILVALSEFFELEKPPQAILAGNDIVLNEVLRYMKQHEINIPDDMAVIGIDDVPYASFYTPTITTVNQPAIQMANLAAELLLSQINKTGKEDTSVHRLKPTLLSRNSC; encoded by the coding sequence ATGAAAACCATTACAATTACTGATGTCGCCAATCACGCTAAAGTATCAAAAAGCACAGTTTCCCAATACCTTAACAAACGTTACGAATATATGAGTGAAAAAACCAGGAAAAAGATTGAAGCAACAATAGAAGAGTTAAACTATCAGCCTAATATAATAGCACGCAGTTTAAAACAAAAATCCACTTTTACCGTCGGGGTAGTGGTTGCCAATATCCTTCATACGTTTTCAACGCAAGTTATTAGAGCTATTGAAAACTACTTTTATGAACAAGGGTTCCATATTATCGTATGCAATGCAGATGACAATCCTGAAAAGGAAAAGAATTATATTGAAATGCTAAGAGCTAAACAAGTGGATGGGATCATCATTTTCCCCACAGGGGACAATCTGGATTTATATCAACGTATGAAGAGTGATCATTTCCCGATTGTTTTCATGGATAGGACGATCGAAGAATTGGATATTGCAACTGTCATGCTCGATAATCATCTTGCTTCCAAGTTAGCGATCGACAGGTTTATTGAAAAGGGTTATGAAACCATTGCAATCATAACCACTTCAATCATACGCGATATCAGTCCTCGTATCGAACGGATCCAAGGGTACAAGGATTCCCTCGCGTCACATGGGATTCCATTCAATTCAGACTATATTAAAACAGTGAACGCAGATGAAATTCTGGTTGCACTTTCAGAATTTTTTGAATTGGAAAAGCCGCCTCAAGCCATATTGGCAGGAAATGATATCGTACTTAATGAAGTGTTGCGTTATATGAAACAGCACGAAATAAATATACCTGATGACATGGCGGTCATAGGGATCGATGATGTACCCTATGCCAGTTTCTATACACCGACCATCACTACGGTTAATCAGCCTGCCATTCAAATGGCCAACTTGGCAGCAGAGTTACTGCTTAGTCAAATCAATAAAACAGGAAAAGAGGATACAAGCGTACATCGCTTGAAACCGACATTGCTTTCAAGGAATTCTTGCTAG